In the Flavobacterium sp. J372 genome, one interval contains:
- a CDS encoding TlpA disulfide reductase family protein produces MMKYLAVLLFAVLLQLPQQQYATKTSIDEIIAQNKGKVIVIDYWASWCKPCRKEMPAMKSLMKKYKNSDIAFVFISMDIDQEKWKEAAEKEGIAEEPYSYMSFQIKKTELAKTIKGSSIPNYVIFDKNGILVNNNAPRPGKKLQAEIDKYLNQ; encoded by the coding sequence ATGATGAAATATCTCGCAGTACTCCTTTTCGCAGTGTTACTACAACTGCCTCAACAACAATACGCAACCAAAACATCTATTGACGAGATTATAGCCCAAAACAAGGGTAAAGTTATAGTAATAGATTATTGGGCCAGCTGGTGCAAACCCTGCCGTAAAGAAATGCCGGCAATGAAATCTCTAATGAAAAAATACAAAAATTCAGATATTGCATTTGTGTTCATATCAATGGATATTGATCAGGAAAAATGGAAAGAAGCCGCTGAAAAAGAAGGCATTGCCGAAGAACCTTACAGCTATATGTCTTTTCAGATTAAAAAAACGGAGCTCGCAAAAACCATAAAAGGATCATCTATACCCAATTATGTAATTTTTGATAAAAACGGTATCCTTGTAAACAATAATGCTCCACGTCCCGGTAAAAAATTACAGGCAGAGATAGATAAATACCTGAATCAATAA